Below is a window of Anomaloglossus baeobatrachus isolate aAnoBae1 chromosome 8, aAnoBae1.hap1, whole genome shotgun sequence DNA.
CCACATGAGGAGGACATCACAGAGCGGGATCCCCGGGTCTCCCACATGAGGACAATATCACGGAGCGGGATCCCCGGGCCTTGCCGATGAGGACAATATCACGGAGCGGATCCCCGGGCCTCCCACATGAGGACAATATCACGGAGCGGGATCCCGGGCCTCCCACATGAGGACAATATCACAGAGCGGATCCCCGGGCCTCCCACATGAGGACGACATCACAGAGCGGGATCCCCGGGCCTTGCCGATGAGGGACGATATCACGGAGCGAGTCACCGGACCTCACAGTTTAGGACAATATCAGTTTTATTTTCTGGGGTAAAGGACACTTGGTTCCGCCATCGTCACAGTCTGTTCTCTACGTTCTAATAAATAGGTCTCTAGTTAGACGCGGCGTCCTGCTGGTCGGCTCCGGGACAGATGCATGAACAAGTCCCCCGAGTTCAGCCACTTCATCCCTCCGTACTGGGGACACTTCGATGTTCTCGATCTTCTATAAAGTCCCAGAGCCGTACTGCATTAAAGAACTGCGATGAAGCACAGACATTGCATTAGTGCGGGGCAGGGGAGTATTTAGCAGCCGTTACAATACATGAAGCATCGACTGTAAGGCCACAGACACAAGTTGGCCAAACTCTACAATATCAAATTGACCACCCATGTGCATGGAGGACCCTGACTCCACCGGCAGAAGATGTTGGGGAATATCTGTCACCAGAGGAGTCAGGCTGCGCCTCTCACAGAGGACACCGGGGCAGTGCGGCCGTGCAGAGTGCTCCTGTGGCTACTGAGGAGTCGCGTGAGATACATGAACGTTCAGGGGGACAGCGATCTACTGAGAACGGAGGAGTAATGTCCATCACAccctgaatatacagtatatgattcCACTCACCCCGCACCGTGCCCTCGGAGCCCAGCTGTTTCCTTGGCTTCTCTGGGTCAGCTCTGGTTCCATCCGGGTACGCGTGCAAGTACATGCACTTACCCCCAAACGGGCAGGTGCCGCGTCCCTGATCAAAATACTTGCAGGCCCTTTTTCCTAAAACAGAAAAATGTGTATTGTAAAAACCGACGTAAATATTCATAGATTCCCCACATACTCCTCTCTCCGGGGCGGCTGGAGAATGGCCACAGAGGCGAGCGAAGTGGAAACAGCCCATCTGTCTGCACATGGGGGGCCATGCCGGAGCCTGCGCTTCATCCACAGacggctgccaccccagagcctgcGCTTCATCCACAGacggctgccaccccagagcctgcGCTTCATCCCCACacggctgccaccccagagcctgcGCTTCATCCCCACacggctgccaccccagagcctgcGCTTCATCCCCACAcggctgccaccccagagctgcgCTTCATCCCCACACgcggctgccaccccagagcctgcGCTTCATCCACACacggctgccaccccagagcctgcGCTTCATCCACACacggctgccaccccagagcctgcGCTTCATCCACACACGGCTGCCACCCTCCAGAGCCTGCGCTTCATCCACACacggctgccaccccagagcctccGCTTCATCCACACacggctgccaccccagagcctgcGCTTCATCCACACacggctgccaccccagagcctgcGCTTCATCCACACacggctgccaccccagagcctgcGCTTCATCCACACACGGCTGCCACCGCCAGAGCCTCCACATCATCCACACacggctgccaccccagagcctccACATCATCCACACACGGCTGCCACCCCCCAGAAGCCTGCGGCTTCATCCACACACGGCTGCCACCCCCAGAGCCTGCGCTTCATCCACCCCGGACCACCCAGCTCTCTCAGAACAGGTGGGAGACTAACAGGAGGGGCACTTACCCCATTCCTTGCTTAAAAGCCTCAATGAGTTCATCCTTCTTGCCCTGATCTTCCACCCAGTAGACGCTCGGGATCACAAACTCTGAGATAACGCGACACTCTGGGCACGAATGGGAAACAGAGGAACAAGCAGAAGGTTGTTACAAGTGATGGCGTCAGACACGGACCGCAGAGAGGTAATTAACGTTTAGAGATTCACAACCTTCAGAATCCTCCATCAGATTAGGTCAGGTCCCTCCCCCCCTTCGAGGGTTTTTACATCCCAATTCAGCCACATGCTCACTACCTCaatgacaaaaacaaaacaatgtcCGCTGCCCGTTTTGCCCGGAGTCTGAGCAGGCTAGCCAGTGTCCATATCTGGTACACAGGGGCCGCTCTCCGCTGCCACCTTCCCCGTACACCTCGTCTGGACCTGGGGGGCTACAGCTGAGGTAACGTCCGCGCTGTCTGATCATTCTGCAGTAATGGGGGCCGCTCTCCGCTGCCACCTTCCCCGTACACCTCGTCTGGACTCGGGGGGGGCTACAGCTGAGGTAACGTCCGTGCTGTCGGATCATTCTGCAGTAATGGGGGCCGCTCTCCGCTGCCACCTTCCCTGTACACCTCGTCTGGACTCGGGGGGGCTACAGCTGAGGTAACGTCCGTGCTGTCGGATCGTTCTGCAGTAATCGGGGCCATTCTCCGCTGCCACCTTCCCCGTACACCTCGTCTGGACCTGGGGGGGGCTACAGCTGAGGTAACGTCTGCGCTGTCGGATCATTCTGCAGTAATGGGGGCCGCTCACCGCTGCCACCTTCCCTGTACACCTCGTCTGGACTCGGGGGGGGCTACAGCTGAGGTAACGTCCGTGCTGTCGGATCGTTCTTCAGTAATCGGGGCCATTCTCCGCTGCCACCTTCCCCGTACACCTCGTCtggactcggggggggggggggggggctacagCTGAGGTAACGTCCGCGCTGTCGGATCATTCTGCAGTAATGGGGGCCGCTCTCCGCTGCCACCTTCCCCGTACACCTCGTCTGGACTCGGGGGGCTACAGCTGAGGTAACGTCCGCGCTGTCAGATCATTCTGCAGTAATGGGGGCCATTCTCCGCTGCCATCTTCCCCGTACACCTCGTCTGGACTCGGGGGGGCTACAGCTGAGGTAACGTCCGTGCTGTCGGATCATTCTGCAGTAATGGGGGCCGCTCTCCGCTGCCACCTTCCCTGTACACCTCGTCTGGACTCGGGGGGGCTACAGCTGAGGTAACGTCCGTGCTGTCGGATCGTTCTTCAGTAATCGGGGCCATTCTTTGCTGCCACCTTCCCCGTACACCTCGTCtggacctgggggggggggggctacagCTGAGGTAACGTTCGCGCTGTCGGATCATTCTGCAGTAATGGGGGCCATTCTCCGCTGCCACCTTCCCCGTACACCTCGTCTGAACCTGGGGGGGGGGGCTACAGCTGAGGTAACGTCCGCGCTGTCGGATCATTCTGCAGTAATCGGGGCCATTCTCCGCTGCCACCTTCCCCGTACACCTCGTCTGGACTCGGGGGGGGGCTACAGCTGAGGTAACGTCCGTGCTGTCGGATCGTTCTTCAGTAATGGGGGCCATTCTCTGCTGCCATCTTCCCCGTACACCTCGTCTGGACTCGGGGGGCTACAGCTGAGGTAACGTTCGCGCTGTCGGATCGTTCTTCAGTAATGGGGGCCATTCTCTGCTGCCATCTTCCCCGTACACCTCGTCTGGACTCGGGGGGCTACAGCTGAGGTAACGTCTGCGCTGTCAGATCGTTCTTCAGTAATGGGGGCCGCTCTCCGCTGCCACCTTCCCCGTACACCTCGTCTGGACCTGGGGGGGCTACAGCTGAGGTAACGTCTGCGCTGTCGGATCATTCTGCAGTAATGGGGGCCATTCTCCGCTGCCACCTTCCCCGTACACCTCGTCTGGACCTGGGGGGGCTACAGCTGAGGTAACGTCTGCGCTGTCGGATCATTCTGCAGTAATGGGGGCCATTCTCCGCTGCCATCTTCCCCGTACACCTCGTCtggactcggggggggggggggggctacagCTGAGGTAACGTCTCACGGTGACACTTACTTTATAACCGGATTCTCGAATTGTTTGGCACATCGCCATTGTCTGATGCAGGAGAGGCAATATGTGTGACAGCAGCTGGACAGGATCCCGAATCTCCGCTCCGCGGGGGGCGGCTTCTCATACACCACCTCCATGCAGATACTGCACACTTTGTCCTGACTGGCCTGGAAAGCAAAAGCCTTTTCCATCTCGTGTTCAAATGCCGCCATGCACAACTGGAGGAGGAAGAAATACGGGGGATTAAACCCTGGAATAGATGACAGGGGGTCTCTGGAGAGAAACTGCACCGAGAGGAGCGAAAGGCTCCGCGAACAGCACCGACCCCAGCTGCCCACACAATGGTCTCCGCTCCTCCGCCAGCCCGGACCACACCGTGAACAGCTATGACTGGTCATGTTTTGTGTatcattatatacactatatatatatatatatatatatatatatatatatatatatatacgcagcgCATCATGATGTCCACGCTGGTGACAATGCCTCGCGCACCTTTTCGTGGGATTTCCGCTGTTCCTGGTCGTACGGGTGAAGCACTTGCAGGTTGCAGATCTCGCACATGTCCCCGTGGATATAGCCACAGCTTTCTCCATAGTGGCACGTCCCGGCAGCTGCATAGGGACAGAGCAGGTGGGGGTCCTCCAGATAGGGGGCGGCTGTTTCTACTTCTTCTAGTCCCGTGCAGATGGCTTCCAGG
It encodes the following:
- the MKRN2 gene encoding LOW QUALITY PROTEIN: E3 ubiquitin-protein ligase makorin-2 (The sequence of the model RefSeq protein was modified relative to this genomic sequence to represent the inferred CDS: inserted 1 base in 1 codon; substituted 1 base at 1 genomic stop codon), which codes for MSAKYVTCRYFIHGVCREGNRCLFSHDLANSKPSSICRFYQKGQCAYGSRCRYDHVKPAGSPAVYYPQDVPAAPVQTPPASSSAVEAPPVVTKSAPHRREKKSIVLRDRDLCGQTEEKNRVHPTSHPQSCSEAEGADQGGKPHSYLEAICTGLEEVETAAPYLEDPHLLCPYAAAGTCHYGESCGYIHGDMCEICNLQVLHPYDQEQRKSHEKLCMAAFEHEMEKAFAFQASQDKVCSICMEVVYEKPPPAERRFGILSSCCHTYCLSCIRQWRCAKQFENPVIKSCPECRVISEFVIPSVYWVEDQGKKDELIEAFKQGMGXVACKYFDQGRGTCPFGGKCMYLHAYPDGTRADPEKPRKQLGSEGTVRFFNAVRLWDFIEDREHRSVPSTEXMKWLNSGDLFMHLSRSRPAGRRV